CCATGAACTGTTCGCAGGTCGTTCGGTCGGTGTCGGGCATGATTACACAAAATTCATCCCCCCCATAACGGGCAATGACATCGATTGTGCGAATAGCGTTACTGAGAATACTACCCATACTGGTAATCACAGCATCCCCGGCCTGATGGCCATACCGATCATTGACTCCCTTGAGGTCATCGAAATCAAAAATCACGAGGGCGACACTGCGCTCATAGCGCCGGGCGCGGTCTATTTCTTCGACAAGCCTTCGGTTAAAATAGCGTTGGTTGGATAATCCGGTAAGCGGGTCGGTGAAAGAGAGTTCTTCGATTTTTTCGAACGACTCGGCATTTTCCATCAGATTTCGAGCGAGGGTCTGCAATAGTTGGAGACGCTGGCGCATCTCGGGCTCATCAGATATTCGGTCGAGCGCTAAGAGTCCTCTCCTCTCACCCGATATATTGAGTGCGACGACATGGGATAATCCGGCCAGTGACAGCTCTTTGGTCCACGGTATAGTTTGTCGGAGCAGATCGTCCAATTGTTCGGTTCGGTAGAGATGACCCGATGACAGCAGTACAACGAGGGTGTCAAAAAGCTGCGGGTCAGGAGTGGCCAGATTCTGGCTCACTCCAAATGAGACCGTCTGAACAGTTGACGGCTTTTCTGTTGAGTGATACCAGTAGGCAACTTTGCCGAGGTTGAGTTCACTCTTGACAAATTCAATTATCTCACCGGTAAGTGTCTTGGGGTTATGATGTCTGATAAGTTTAAGCACCGGTCTGGCAGTTATTTGAAGCGGCGCTGAGAATGGCGCTGGGGTCTGTTTGTGCGAACTGGATCGGTCAGAGATTGTGCGGCTTTCTGGGGTCGAAAGTTTTGCTGACAAGGCCTGGGCAATTAAAGTCATCGCAAGATTCGACATCTCCTGATTACTGTTCGTCGAGGTTTGTAAAAGGAACAGACCCAGGGTTGTATCACCCCGTACAAGCGGGACCCAGGTGTCGAAAGCGCGCGATCGAATCCATTCCGATGTGGCAAGTAACAAGCCAGCATCGAGTTCATCAATTGGTCTCAGGCCCATCTGATATCCACATGGAGGAAGCACTCCAAGTTTTAGTTCAAATCCAATAGCTTCTGCATCAGATGCTTCAGCGCCGGAGTGGCCTGCTATTGTGAACACGCCATTGAGGTTGATGAGGAGAACTGCTTTTGAAAATCCAAGGGCATGGACTGCGACAGCGCAGACTTCCTGCTCAAGTTCTAAAAATTCAGACTCTGCGGTCTGGACGCGAGAAACGAACCTATAGAGCGCTTCAAGATCGATAGGTAATGAAGAAGAGCGGTCGTGATTAGAATTCATCGCCACTCACCGTGTGATGATATAAAAAAACAACTTTCAGCCATCAACAGGACACTTCCAATAATCGGCATTGCCAATCACTCCAAACCCTTTGATGCACGATGCTGCGTGCTTTCAGTCTCTATTTACGGAACAACAGAGAAAAAGTCAATCTAAAAGTAGGCAATGGCTTAGGGCGGTCAGCGCCTGCGGCGGGAGAAACGGAAGCGTGAGCGGTAGGTCAACAATCCCTTGCGTCTCAGTATTCCGAAGACTGTCCACCATCCGGCCTTTGGGGATTCGGACATATCCCGCAATATCGTAGATAATTCGGATATGGTCAGGAATGGGTCTTGTCGGACAAGAAAGAGGAGGGCGGATTCGACATCGGCGCCGTTTGAGGATAGAGCAGGATTTTGGTTGCCGGTGTGGGGGGTGTTCTGAGTGGGAAGGACAAAATCCTCGACCAGTGTTAGTCGGGCTTCTTCAGTTCTTTTTTTTTTCGGTCAGCAGGGTCAGTTGCGGCATCGAACTGGTCAATGGCCTCATCGACTGAATCGCACACACGGAGGACATTGTCAAATTCAAGCAGTTCAAAAATCTCAAAAACATCAGGGATCATGTTCGCAAGCTTTATATCTCCGCCATGGGCTCTGACATCTTTGATATGAGAAATAAAAATCCCCCAGCCTGCTGATGAGATATAATCGACTCCCGCCAGATCAATAACTATCTTGTAGCGGCTTCGTTTCAGGAGCGAATCGATAATTTCTTCAAGTTCGGAGGCGGTCATGGTGTCGATAACGCCATCAACGCGAACTTCTGAAATTTCCCGGCTGTGTCCGCTCTCGGATAATGAAATAGTGATGTTATTCATAATAGCGTTTTTCCCATTTATTACCGCTTGGCTAACAAACTACATTAATGCCCGAGTGGCAAGGGAAATATTCTCTATGACGACGTATCAGAATCCAGTTGGCTGATCTCCCGCGTTTCGAGTTCGTCAAGGGTCATCTGTGAATTGGAGGAAACCAAAACTGTATCTGCCAGCACACGCCCTATCACAAAAGTGATGTCGTCCCCCTGTTTTGCAAAACCGGAAAAAGTATCTATCTGCTCAATGAGGCTTTGGCTAAAGGCCGAAAGAGTGGACGGAGTCTTGGCAATGTTGTTTTCATGATTGTTTTCAGGGAGTTCTTCTGGCCTCCCATTCTCTCCGAAGGTTTCACGCATCAAGCTCAATATTCTCTTGACTCCGAACTGCTCGGTCTCCCGATTTGTAGCCTCGGTGATTCCATCTGTGTAGGCAAAAAAGATATCCCCTGAATGCAGTTGAATTTTCTCCTCGGTCAGCCGATCTGCAAAATCCTGATGCAGGGCAACTGGGATGCCAAGCGGCATACCCGGGGGATTAAGCTGGCGAATTTCGCCTGTTGCGCCGCTGTAGACAATGAGCGGATTATGCCCTGCCGAAACGAAGGTAAACGTGCTGTCCATTGAATCGTAGATTCCGAGCATAACTGTGATGAACATATTGGCTGGCAGGTTTCTGATAATATAATCGTTGACCGCGATAAGGGTTGTTCGCGGAGATTCACTTTTATCGGCGTAGATACGGATAACTGTGCGCAACATGGACATGACCAATGACGCCGGCAGACCCTTGCCTGACACATCGGCAACAGTCACACAGAATCGACCCGGGCTTATTTCAAAAATATCATAGAGATCGCCTCCGACGACCGCAGCGGCGCGGTAATAGGCATCGATTTCAAAACCTGCGATGGCAGGAAGTGTGGTAGGCATGAGCGTTTTCTGGATTTGAGAGGTCAACTCAATTTCTTTGGCCATTTTCTCTTGTTCTATCATACTTTTTCTATCCCGGCTTATACGGGTCATCATGTCATTTAAAGCGCTTGATATCTCGAAAAATTCATTAGCCCCTTCAAGAGGGAGTTCAGTCGTCATATCCCCCAAAGAGAAGCGTCGTACGCGCTGGCTTATCTTTACTATCGGTTTTACAAAGTAGATCGATAACAGGTAAATACCTACGACTCCGATTGCTAAAAGCAAGCCGATTAGCGCGATAATTTTCGTCCTGGCATCGGCAAGTCGTTCTTTCATCCCGGAGGACGAATAGACGATATGAACCCATCCTAACTGCTGTCCGCCAGAACGAATCGGCAGCATCAGATAATTATCGGCCTCCTCTCCTTCCCCCAGCCGCTGGGGACGGCCTATAGCGGAGGGAGTAATTCGAGCGGGAGGCACATAGAGCTGGCGGATATTTCGTGTATCTTCTGAGTGCGCGGTGACAAAGCCATTGGCGTCGGTGAGTACAATCTGTTTTAGTTCAGGGTTGGATCGAATATAGGAAACAATGAGTTCGTCGAATTCCACATCACTGCGTTGGTTCAGGACATATCCGGCGGCCTGGTCGCCTATTGTCGCTCCGAGGGCGGAGACGGTGCTATCGAGCCGGTCATAGAGTCCCCGTGTGGTCAGGTTATTTACATAGTAGTAGGCTCCGAATATAATCAGGCTGACAATCAGAAAGGTGTAAATTGAAAATTTAGCTCGAAGGGTATTCATCCGCCGAAGCAGAGGCGGACTTTGCTCGCTCGCCGGACTCAAGCGCTTTATCATGCGGAGTTCGTTGTAGCCGGCAGACGAGAGATACTCAACTGAATCCATAATCTTTTGGATCATGTAAAAACCCAGCCCGCCGCGCCGTCCCGACTCGACTAATTTCTCCAGATTGAGTTTGGCATTTCCAGAGGGTTGAAATGAGCGGCCATTGTCGATGAGCGAAAAGGCCACAAGCTTTTTATAGATGACTATCCGAAGGCGGATAGTCCCCTTTTCATAGAGATAGGCATGGCGGATGACATTTGTCGCGCCCTCCTCGATTGCCAGAAGAACCGCGGTGGTTGTCTTGCGCGGCATTTCGGCCGCAACACAGGCTTCACGCGCTATCTGTCTGAGGCTGTCGAGGTAGCGATCTTCGGCAAGAAACTCAGCATTGATTTCTTTGACGGGACGACTCATTGATGGCGCCTTTAACTTTTCACCGGTTGAATCCTGACCCCATGAAGCTACTGTCCGCCTTGCTCGGATTGTAGACGCAGCGCGGCCTGCTCAATGTTGTCCAAAGTGTTTGGATTATTAGGATAGGCTTCGAGGACTCTCTTCCATGCCGCAATAGCCTGTTCATACTTTTTGTTTCGCATGTGGCGCAAACCTTCGAGATATATCGGCCAGTAGGTTCGGTCATTTTGGAGGTCCTCAAAGGTTGTGGAATGAGTTTCGCTTGTCTGAATCCGGCTGAGGTATTCTTGAGCAAGTTTTTCGTTCGGGTTTGCTTCAAGAATCGCGGTAAGGCGCTTTGCGGCCTCCGGGAATTGCTGGCGGTTGAAGAGATCA
This Candidatus Zixiibacteriota bacterium DNA region includes the following protein-coding sequences:
- a CDS encoding STAS domain-containing protein encodes the protein MNNITISLSESGHSREISEVRVDGVIDTMTASELEEIIDSLLKRSRYKIVIDLAGVDYISSAGWGIFISHIKDVRAHGGDIKLANMIPDVFEIFELLEFDNVLRVCDSVDEAIDQFDAATDPADRKKKELKKPD
- a CDS encoding SpoIIE family protein phosphatase translates to MSRPVKEINAEFLAEDRYLDSLRQIAREACVAAEMPRKTTTAVLLAIEEGATNVIRHAYLYEKGTIRLRIVIYKKLVAFSLIDNGRSFQPSGNAKLNLEKLVESGRRGGLGFYMIQKIMDSVEYLSSAGYNELRMIKRLSPASEQSPPLLRRMNTLRAKFSIYTFLIVSLIIFGAYYYVNNLTTRGLYDRLDSTVSALGATIGDQAAGYVLNQRSDVEFDELIVSYIRSNPELKQIVLTDANGFVTAHSEDTRNIRQLYVPPARITPSAIGRPQRLGEGEEADNYLMLPIRSGGQQLGWVHIVYSSSGMKERLADARTKIIALIGLLLAIGVVGIYLLSIYFVKPIVKISQRVRRFSLGDMTTELPLEGANEFFEISSALNDMMTRISRDRKSMIEQEKMAKEIELTSQIQKTLMPTTLPAIAGFEIDAYYRAAAVVGGDLYDIFEISPGRFCVTVADVSGKGLPASLVMSMLRTVIRIYADKSESPRTTLIAVNDYIIRNLPANMFITVMLGIYDSMDSTFTFVSAGHNPLIVYSGATGEIRQLNPPGMPLGIPVALHQDFADRLTEEKIQLHSGDIFFAYTDGITEATNRETEQFGVKRILSLMRETFGENGRPEELPENNHENNIAKTPSTLSAFSQSLIEQIDTFSGFAKQGDDITFVIGRVLADTVLVSSNSQMTLDELETREISQLDSDTSS
- a CDS encoding GGDEF domain-containing protein, with amino-acid sequence MNSNHDRSSSLPIDLEALYRFVSRVQTAESEFLELEQEVCAVAVHALGFSKAVLLINLNGVFTIAGHSGAEASDAEAIGFELKLGVLPPCGYQMGLRPIDELDAGLLLATSEWIRSRAFDTWVPLVRGDTTLGLFLLQTSTNSNQEMSNLAMTLIAQALSAKLSTPESRTISDRSSSHKQTPAPFSAPLQITARPVLKLIRHHNPKTLTGEIIEFVKSELNLGKVAYWYHSTEKPSTVQTVSFGVSQNLATPDPQLFDTLVVLLSSGHLYRTEQLDDLLRQTIPWTKELSLAGLSHVVALNISGERRGLLALDRISDEPEMRQRLQLLQTLARNLMENAESFEKIEELSFTDPLTGLSNQRYFNRRLVEEIDRARRYERSVALVIFDFDDLKGVNDRYGHQAGDAVITSMGSILSNAIRTIDVIARYGGDEFCVIMPDTDRTTCEQFMVRLQTTIGSARFSLGSSLKEIACTISLGGAVYPFDADNSQKLLYAADMALLKAKETGRNRAMMYESTAP